A region of the Calditrichota bacterium genome:
ACTTCAGCTAAATGCGCCAGACGCGCTATTTCATAAGGATTATTCCGCCTTCGATCATTGGAAACTGTCAATAGAAACTTCACTAACGCGACGATCATGGCAGAAGAACTGCTGGTGCCGGAATTTATCGGTATTTCGCTGGTAATTTTAATATCATAGCCGCCAGGAATAGCAACGCCATGCCGATATAGCACATTGAACGGGGAACGAAGATAGTCGCGCTCTTTTTTGTACTCGATGGGGAAATTTAACTCAATGATCTCTTCCTCGCCGATGTCAGGGAGGTGAAAAACAAAGCGATTATCGTCTCTCCTTTTCCCGTGAATGCTAATACGCAGATTTATCGCGGCAGTAATCACAGGCAGATGCAGATAGTCTTGATGCTCGCCAAAGAGGCTAATTCGACCAGGGGCGGATACAACCAGATCACTTACCATCGTTGTCATTCTCTCCGGAATATTTTTTTGGTTTTGTCTTTTCAATGAAAATACGAGACTCAAATATAAACATTTTCATCTTTTAGTCAAGACAAATTTTCACTTCTCACTTCAAATACAAAATTTTTTTCACAGTTTGAGATTTGCTACTTTGGTAGCGTATAAAATAAAGTCCGCTTGTCAAATTGCTCAAATCCGCACGTAAAGAGTAATTGCCGCTCTTTCTGTTCCCGGAGGAAAGCGATAACACTCTCTGTCCCAATAAATTATACAAATTCATTGATATTTTTCCCCGAACCGATACGTAATAAGAAATTTTGATTTCGGAATTTGTCGGATTGGGAAATATTTTTAGCTCTGGCAAATTGGAGCTTCTACCCTTTTCCGATTCAAGAACTTTTGTATCTTCTCTGACCGAGCTGCGCAAATTATCGATGTAAATCTTTCCGCTGTAAGTTTCACCGTTATTCATGGATGAAACCGATAAATAAAAAACAATATCGGTAAGAAAAACAGGATACTTCACACTTCCACGTAGAGAGGCAAATGTAAAAGGAATCGTTCTCCACCTGCTGCGCCAATCAATGGGAAAATTATACAGCTTTTTTGTGAATATTTTGCCTTCCACATCTTGAAACTGATATCCTACAAGTATGGGCGATCCATCTCCGTAAACATCAAGCAAAAGAGAATCTGATTTTCCGGGAATGGGAACGAAATTTTTCAAACGAAATTGATAGTCCTGCCGCGGAATCTGAGGATTGAAAGTGAATTGATAATTTAATTCAGCCGATGTGTTACCCGTTGAAGCTATTGAATCACAAATGGCAAATGAACACAAATTGGAATCTAAATTCGCCAATTCTGTTCGCCAGCCTGTTGCAGTCAGAAAATCGTCCAATTGATAATTTGCTGGCTCCACAACTTTCACTTCTGTCGTATCCCTGATTCCGTAAAATTCTGCAATTAACATCCCCGAATCAGCCTGACTGGCGACAAATTTGCCATCCGTGGAAAGATTTCCAAATCCGCCTGTATAATTCCAGTTGATCAAATCTGCTGAAATATGAATCGGAATTTCGGCTGTATCTGAGCATGAAATCCTTGGTGCAAAAATTTGATCAGGAAAAAGAATAATTGCCGGCAATGATAGAGAAAATTGCCCGATGACAGGCAATTCATTCAGCGACTTGATGTAAGTCAAGTTTTCATTCAATTGAATTTCAACTGAATCTCCTGAAATTAATGAGTAATATTGCAAATTGCCATCGCGGTTCAAGATCGCCAATTTATCCCAGAGAATTTTTAGTTCTTGTTCCTTTTGCCCCAGCTTTCTCCAACAAGCAATGATACCGCTGTCTCCATCACTAAATTTAAAGAGGTAAACATCTGGCCCAATTTGTTGGTCTGTCAAAGTTTTATTTCCGATAAGCGTTGCCGCGGCTTTTAGCGAGTGATAGGCTGGTTTAGGTTGCAAGTCATAAGTCAGAATTCCAAAATTATGCTCAGGATTCGCTGCGTCGATACCGTCATTCTTTAAATCATAGTAAGAAATTCGCTTCAGTTGAGTGATTGATTTACCCATGAGGAAAAGTCTCGGGATATAATTTGCCTGCTTGTCCAGGGAAATATAGGGCCAACCACTGTTTGTAGGATAACCGACTTCTGTCATCCAGATCGGTAGTTCATTTCCCACAATTGCCTGTAACCGGGAAATTTCCGTGAATAAATAATTTTCTGGGGGCGAATCGACATGGTACTGATGAAAAGAAACTGCGTCCAGATAATTTCCGCCGCCAAAATCGAAAACCTGCTGGATGAAATTAATTCCAGGAATGAAAGGCGACGGCTCCCCTTCTGCCGGTGATGTGGCACAGCCAATGACTTGAATTTCCTGACTAACAGATTTCAACGCAGGATACGCGACTTCGAGCAATTTGAAATAATCTTCGGCGTTCGGGCTTGGGCTCCAAAAAATTGGAATATTCGGCTCATTCCAGATTTCGTAATTTTTCACTCCCAACGGAAAATAGCGCGCTGCAACCTGCCGACAATAATTGGCAAAAGCGGTGCGATTGCTGTCCGTGGAGACGCCGGAGTTTGAAGCAGGTGCATAAAGTGGATTATTGTAATCAAGAATAAGCAGAACGTCCAAATTTCGTTTCAATGCCTCTGAAATGTAAAAGTCAAAAACTGGAGGGAATTGGAAATTTCCCGGCTCCAGTTCAATGAGAGACCAGTAAATTTCATCGCGAATAGCGGTAATGCCCGCGTCTTGCACCAGATCGAGCATTTTAATGACCTGCGTTGAATCCATATCCGGACGATAAACTTGGCCAAAATGTGTCTGGATGGAATAGAATGAATCTTTTTCCTGTGATAGAAGAGCAGTAAAAACGAAAGTGAAGATAAGCATCCAGAGCAATATTTTTTTCATCATGTACCTCGCTTTGGGATTGTTTTTCTTCATTTTTCTTCTTCAGAATCGATGTGGCGAGAATGTTTATCGAGAAGGCTGGCTTTTTTGATGAGATCGGCGCCGAATTTATTTTGGATTAAATCGATGACTCGATCGATTTTCTTTTCTTCTTCCTTTTGCTGGTCAAAAAAATTCATCTGGTCGCC
Encoded here:
- a CDS encoding GHMP kinase, coding for MTTMVSDLVVSAPGRISLFGEHQDYLHLPVITAAINLRISIHGKRRDDNRFVFHLPDIGEEEIIELNFPIEYKKERDYLRSPFNVLYRHGVAIPGGYDIKITSEIPINSGTSSSSAMIVALVKFLLTVSNDRRRNNPYEIARLAHLAEV
- a CDS encoding T9SS type A sorting domain-containing protein, with amino-acid sequence MKKNNPKARYMMKKILLWMLIFTFVFTALLSQEKDSFYSIQTHFGQVYRPDMDSTQVIKMLDLVQDAGITAIRDEIYWSLIELEPGNFQFPPVFDFYISEALKRNLDVLLILDYNNPLYAPASNSGVSTDSNRTAFANYCRQVAARYFPLGVKNYEIWNEPNIPIFWSPSPNAEDYFKLLEVAYPALKSVSQEIQVIGCATSPAEGEPSPFIPGINFIQQVFDFGGGNYLDAVSFHQYHVDSPPENYLFTEISRLQAIVGNELPIWMTEVGYPTNSGWPYISLDKQANYIPRLFLMGKSITQLKRISYYDLKNDGIDAANPEHNFGILTYDLQPKPAYHSLKAAATLIGNKTLTDQQIGPDVYLFKFSDGDSGIIACWRKLGQKEQELKILWDKLAILNRDGNLQYYSLISGDSVEIQLNENLTYIKSLNELPVIGQFSLSLPAIILFPDQIFAPRISCSDTAEIPIHISADLINWNYTGGFGNLSTDGKFVASQADSGMLIAEFYGIRDTTEVKVVEPANYQLDDFLTATGWRTELANLDSNLCSFAICDSIASTGNTSAELNYQFTFNPQIPRQDYQFRLKNFVPIPGKSDSLLLDVYGDGSPILVGYQFQDVEGKIFTKKLYNFPIDWRSRWRTIPFTFASLRGSVKYPVFLTDIVFYLSVSSMNNGETYSGKIYIDNLRSSVREDTKVLESEKGRSSNLPELKIFPNPTNSEIKISYYVSVRGKISMNLYNLLGQRVLSLSSGNRKSGNYSLRADLSNLTSGLYFIRYQSSKSQTVKKILYLK